The DNA segment AGATAGCAGAATTTGATATAACTCCACGGCTCAACATGTTCGCCGACATGCTTGTGATAATCCTGCGGTTTGAATTTGATATATTCTTTGCCGCTCGGATCGACCACCCGGATATCGCCGTCGTAGAAATTGATCTTGTTGTTCTTGTCGACCATACCCATGTAGTACGTCTTATGGGTGTAAGTATCGGAAAGAATCCAGTCAACATACTGCTTATTCTTGAGCACTATGTCATTGAAAACCTGAAGCGAGAACTCCGCGAATTTTACGGCATGCTCCGCCCCGGCGATATATTTCTGCTGATCTTCTTTCTTGATCGGTTTGGAAATGCCGCCCGGAAGACCGAACACCGGATGAATCACTTTGCCGGCGGCCAGGATTATCAAATCGCGAATCTCCTTCCGCAGGCCGATCACTTCCTTGCCGACTTCGAGCCCCACTTTACCCAGTACGCCCAATATGTTCCGTTCCGCTTTGGGGGCGGTCGGTCCGACCACGAAATCGGGCCCGCCGAGGAAGAAGAAATGCAGCGCATGATCTTCGACAAAGAATAAATTATAAACCAACTCGCGGACTTTCTTCGCCGCCGCCGGCGGATCGACCCGGTACAGATCATCGAGGGCCTTGGTGGCCGCCATATGGTGCGCCGTCGGGCAGACCCCGCAGATACGCGATGTAATCTGCGGCATATCTTCCGCGGGACGCCCCTCGGCGAATTTTTCGAATCCGCGCAGTTCCGGAATCTGCAAATAGGCCCGGTCCACATCCCCCTTGTCATTGAGGAATATATCGATTTTGCCGTGCCCTTCCAGACGGGTAATCGGATCTATCAGTATTTCACGTTTCATCGTCACTTACCTCCCTCTGCCGGGGCCTCATATTTGCGGTGCAAAAGCGATGCCGGCAGGCTGTAGCGGAAAAAGGTCCCGGCCGGATCGACAATCTTATCCAGAATCGCCGCGATTTCGGCCTCATCATTGGAGGCTGTCAAGGAGGCGATCGCCGAAAGCGCCTTGGTTCCGTGATCATGCACCCGGCTGATCGGCCCCATGCACCCCGTGCACGGCATGTTTCCGTTGATACAGACCCAGCCGCAGCCGCTCCGCGTGGCCGAGCCGAGACAGAGAAGACCCTGCGCCAGAAGGCACTTTTCCTCGTCGATTATCACCTCGTGCGGGCGCTTGAATTCCTTGATAGCCACCTTCTCCGGCTTCGAAGCTTTCCTCGGGCATTCATGGCAGAGGGCCGTATCCGGCGCCAGGACCGAACCCTTGGCCGGGAGTTTCCCCTGCAGGATGGTGTTTACCGCGTCAGCCAGAAGGCTCGACGGCGGCGGGCATCCGGGAATGTAATAATCGACATCGATCACCTGATCCAGGGTCTTGACCGTGTTCCAGAGCGAGGGGAGAGTCAGGTTCCCTTCCGGCACCTTGTGTGATTCCACCGGATAGGTGTTGCTGTCATTGACCGTGGTGACCGTATCTTTGTAAGCGGTTTTCATCACCTGCTCTTTGTTGTACAGATTGGCCAGACCGGGGATGCCCCCCATATGGGAACAACTGCCGAAAGCGATCACCAGTCCCGCTTTTTTACGAAGCAACTCCACCATTTCCCCCTGCTCGGAAGAACGGATCGCCCCGTTGATAAAACAGACCGCCATCTCCTTATCCTGCATCTTCTCGACATCCTCGCGCTTGAAATCGAGCGCCACCGGCCAGAAGACAATATCGACCGCGCCGACCACATCGAGAATGCCGGCCGCCAGGTCAACCACCGATTCTTCGCACCCTCCGCAGGCGGCGCACCAGTAAAATCCGACTTTCGGTTTACTCATCGCGCCACCTCCTGCATCATCGGTTTGCCTGCTCCGTGAAGGGCGGCATGCAGATTGATCGCCTCCGGTTCCAGATGAAGCGGGCCGAGACGACGGATATCATTGGCCATCTCGTTCATCACCTTCTGTACCCGGTCTCCCTCCGACGCCGCGATCCATTCCAGCCGCACCCGTTCCTTTTCGATCCCCATTGTCTCGAGAAGACGACGCAAAAGAACGAAACGGCGGTAGGCCTTATAATTTCCTTCCATATAATGACAGTCGCCGGGATGACAGCCGCCGATCAATACCCCGTCGGCGCCCTCCCTCAGGGCCGTCAGAACAAATTGCGGGTCGAGCCGCCCGGAACACATGATCCGTACCACCCGGGCATTCGGTGCATACGTCATCCGCGCCGTCCCCGCCAAATCGGCGGCGGTGTACGTGCACCAGTTGCAGAAGAAGGCCACGATCCGGGGCTCGAACGGTTTATTATCACTCTTTATATCAGACATAGCTGATTACTCCCTTTATTTCTTCGTAAATCTGGTCGTCCATGAAGAGATTCTGCTGCAGCGCCGCCGAGGGGCAGGCCGCCACGCACGTTCCGCACCCCTTGCAGAGTGCGCCGTTGACTGACGCCACATTCTTCTTCTCGTCGAAGGTTATGGCGCTGTACGGGCACAAAGCCACGCAGGTCTTGCATCCCGAGCAGAACTCTTCCTGCACGAACGCGGTGTTCGGTTCCAGTTCGACAAAGCCCTTATCGATCAGGGCCATCGCCTCGGCCGCCGCGGCCCCCGCCTGGGCGACCGCATCAGGAATATCCTTCGGCCCCTGACAGCACCCCGCCAGCGATATCCCGTCGGTGAAAGTCGAAACCGGGGCCAGTTTCGGATGACGTTCCAAAAACCACCCTTCACTGCCGCAACTGATATTGAACATCCGCCGGACATCATCGGCATTGGCCTGCGGCTCCAGGCCGACCGCCAGAACGACCATATCGACCGGGATCCGGCGCACCGCGCCGATCATGGTATCTTCGGCCCGGATCACCAGTTTCCCTTCTTCGTCCTTGGTCATCGCCCAATCGGTCACTTCGGCGACACGGCCCCGGATGAAATGCACCCCTTCTTTGAGGAGTTTGTCGTAGAATTCCTCATACCCTTTGCCGGCCGCCCGCATGTCGATATAAAAATTATAGACTTCCGCGTTGGTTCTTTCATGAATCAAGTGGGCCAGTTTGAGCGACGCCATACAGCAGAGCCGCGAGCAGTACTTATTGGTATGCTCGTCCCGGCTCCCGACACAGTGCACCACCGCCACCGATTTCGGCTTGGTTCCGTCTTTCAAAAGAATCTCTCCGCCGGTCGGACCCGAAGCATTAACCAGCCGTTCCACTTCCAGGCTGGTATAGACATTCTTGTACTTGCCGTAGCCGTAGCGCGGGATCCGCGTGGCATCGAATGTTTTGTACCCCGTCGCCAGAATTATGGCGCCGACATCGATTTCCTTGATCTCTTCCTTCTGATCAAAATCGATGGCCTCCCGTTCACAGGCGTCGGCGCACGGTTTCTTACATTTGCCGCCCCGGAACCAGGCGCAGGTTTCTTTATCGATCAGGGCCACCAGCGGGGTCGCCTGCGGGAACGGAATATAAATCGGTTTCCGCAAACTCAATCCCTCGTTGAACTCATCCTGGAATTTCCCCTGCTTGAAAATGCACTTCTCGATACACTCATAACAGCCGACACAGAGACTCTCATCGACATAACGCGGTTTCCGCCGCACCTTCACCTTGAAATTCCCCACATACCCTTCCACCTGGGCAACCTCCGAGTAGGTCCACATGGTGATATTGGGATGCGATCTTACCGCCGACATTTTCGGCGTCAGAATGCAGGCCGCGCAATCGAGGGTGGGGAAGGTCTTGTCGAACTGGGCCATGTGCCCGCCGATCGTCGGCTCCTTCTCCACCAGATAAACCTTCTTGCCGGAGTCGGCCATCGTCAAGGCTGCGTGAATACCGGAGATACCGCCGCCGACCACCAAAACATCGGGATTCACTTTGACCCGGGTTCTTTCCAGCGCCCGATGTAGCGAAATCCTCCGTACTGCCCCGGCCACCAGCGCCTTGGCTTTTGCCGTCGCGGCCCCTTTGTCCGAGGTCACCCAGGAAACATGCTCCCGGATATTGGCCATCTGGAAAAAGAACTGATTCTGCCCGCCGGCCAAAGTCGCTTTGCGGAAAGTCGGCTCGTGCATCAAGGGCGAGCACGAGGCCACCACCACCCGGTCGATCTTGCCGTCGCGGATATCCTGCTGAATTATCTCCTGACCCGGATCGGAGCACATGAACTTGTATTCCTGCACCACCGTCACATAGGGGAGAGTCTTGGCGAATTCGACCACTTCCTTCACATCGACTTTACTGGCGATATTGATACCGCAGTGGCAGACATAAACGCCGATTTTGGGGGTGCCGTTCGTTTTATTATTGCTAACCGCGGACATATGCACCTCCCGCGAACTGGGATGATTTGATCGGCACGAACAGCCGGTTTATCCCCAGTTTGCTGTCCTCCATACCGAAGGCCAGACCCATCAATTGCGAGAAATAGGCCACCGGCATCTTCACCTTGTCATGATATTCACTGCCCATCTGCTTCTGATAACATTCCAGGTTGAATTGACAGAGCGGGCAGGCCGTGGCGATCACATCCGCGCCCCGCTTCTCCGCCTCTTTCAAAATTACATAACTCAGCCGCATCCCGGTTTCCTGCACCGTCCCTGTCAGGGACCCCCCGCAACAGCGCGTTTTGAGCGGCCACTCCAGGGTCTCGGCTCCCAGCGTTTTCATCAACACATTCATCGATGACGGGTTATGCTGATCGTCGAAATCGGCATACGGCCGAACAATCTGACAGCCGTAATAGCAGGCCACTTTCAGACCCTTCAAAGGCTTTTTGACCATTTTCGAAATCCGCTCCATCCCGATATCATTGACTATGATATCGAGCGGGTGGCGCACCTTGACCGTCCCTTTGTACGATAAGGTCGCGGCATCGAGCGCCGAATTGATTTTCTTCCGGATATCGGGGTAATCCTGAAAATACTTATTGGTCTTATTCAGGACCAGATAACAGGCCGCGCACGGGGCAATCAGGTCGATCGAA comes from the Candidatus Zixiibacteriota bacterium genome and includes:
- the mvhA gene encoding F420-non-reducing hydrogenase iron-sulfur subunit A, which gives rise to MKREILIDPITRLEGHGKIDIFLNDKGDVDRAYLQIPELRGFEKFAEGRPAEDMPQITSRICGVCPTAHHMAATKALDDLYRVDPPAAAKKVRELVYNLFFVEDHALHFFFLGGPDFVVGPTAPKAERNILGVLGKVGLEVGKEVIGLRKEIRDLIILAAGKVIHPVFGLPGGISKPIKKEDQQKYIAGAEHAVKFAEFSLQVFNDIVLKNKQYVDWILSDTYTHKTYYMGMVDKNNKINFYDGDIRVVDPSGKEYIKFKPQDYHKHVGEHVEPWSYIKFCYLKGVGWKGFEDGPDSGVYAVAPLARLNASDGMATPKAQAAYEQFYKTLGGKPVHHTLANHWARLIELLYAAERSLELAKDPDIVNPNVRTIPKEMPVEGIGIVEAPRGTLFHHYKTDERGVVTAANLIVATQNNAARIAMSVDKAARGVIKGGKVDDGLLNMVEMGFRAYDPCHGCATHALPGQMPLMVRIYDANHQVLKELRRD
- the hdrA gene encoding CoB--CoM heterodisulfide reductase iron-sulfur subunit A 2 — encoded protein: MSAVSNNKTNGTPKIGVYVCHCGINIASKVDVKEVVEFAKTLPYVTVVQEYKFMCSDPGQEIIQQDIRDGKIDRVVVASCSPLMHEPTFRKATLAGGQNQFFFQMANIREHVSWVTSDKGAATAKAKALVAGAVRRISLHRALERTRVKVNPDVLVVGGGISGIHAALTMADSGKKVYLVEKEPTIGGHMAQFDKTFPTLDCAACILTPKMSAVRSHPNITMWTYSEVAQVEGYVGNFKVKVRRKPRYVDESLCVGCYECIEKCIFKQGKFQDEFNEGLSLRKPIYIPFPQATPLVALIDKETCAWFRGGKCKKPCADACEREAIDFDQKEEIKEIDVGAIILATGYKTFDATRIPRYGYGKYKNVYTSLEVERLVNASGPTGGEILLKDGTKPKSVAVVHCVGSRDEHTNKYCSRLCCMASLKLAHLIHERTNAEVYNFYIDMRAAGKGYEEFYDKLLKEGVHFIRGRVAEVTDWAMTKDEEGKLVIRAEDTMIGAVRRIPVDMVVLAVGLEPQANADDVRRMFNISCGSEGWFLERHPKLAPVSTFTDGISLAGCCQGPKDIPDAVAQAGAAAAEAMALIDKGFVELEPNTAFVQEEFCSGCKTCVALCPYSAITFDEKKNVASVNGALCKGCGTCVAACPSAALQQNLFMDDQIYEEIKGVISYV
- a CDS encoding Heterodisulfide reductase subunit B, encoding MSYLYFPGCSLKGTGRAYEDSMLAVFQLLETALEELEDWNCCGATAYMAISELKAFALSARNLALAEAKKGSADSIDLIAPCAACYLVLNKTNKYFQDYPDIRKKINSALDAATLSYKGTVKVRHPLDIIVNDIGMERISKMVKKPLKGLKVACYYGCQIVRPYADFDDQHNPSSMNVLMKTLGAETLEWPLKTRCCGGSLTGTVQETGMRLSYVILKEAEKRGADVIATACPLCQFNLECYQKQMGSEYHDKVKMPVAYFSQLMGLAFGMEDSKLGINRLFVPIKSSQFAGGAYVRG
- the mvhD gene encoding F420-non-reducing hydrogenase iron-sulfur subunit D, producing the protein MSDIKSDNKPFEPRIVAFFCNWCTYTAADLAGTARMTYAPNARVVRIMCSGRLDPQFVLTALREGADGVLIGGCHPGDCHYMEGNYKAYRRFVLLRRLLETMGIEKERVRLEWIAASEGDRVQKVMNEMANDIRRLGPLHLEPEAINLHAALHGAGKPMMQEVAR
- a CDS encoding NADH ubiquinone oxidoreductase 20 kDa subunit; this translates as MSKPKVGFYWCAACGGCEESVVDLAAGILDVVGAVDIVFWPVALDFKREDVEKMQDKEMAVCFINGAIRSSEQGEMVELLRKKAGLVIAFGSCSHMGGIPGLANLYNKEQVMKTAYKDTVTTVNDSNTYPVESHKVPEGNLTLPSLWNTVKTLDQVIDVDYYIPGCPPPSSLLADAVNTILQGKLPAKGSVLAPDTALCHECPRKASKPEKVAIKEFKRPHEVIIDEEKCLLAQGLLCLGSATRSGCGWVCINGNMPCTGCMGPISRVHDHGTKALSAIASLTASNDEAEIAAILDKIVDPAGTFFRYSLPASLLHRKYEAPAEGGK